The Rana temporaria chromosome 4, aRanTem1.1, whole genome shotgun sequence genome contains a region encoding:
- the LOC120936062 gene encoding zinc finger protein 436-like: MCTGLSLGRWTQELTLSLSFQMEKCSEKRTCGSLSGTVTVTFHDVAACFQEEDWELMEQWQQDLYRDAMKEIHSALHNLGYRILNPDLLVKIEKSRERFRNRSQSSGTLVPDILLKIGQSESNMPQKKGSPRCPREPARGSRARKPEHPVRVKQEDELYDSEPESDDRAGSPISHELVVVVKEEKVEDEQQAPETSLEDNEEAFQSGPQSQDEEKVTDDITNSENDHSPEIPPIGEDGMLLFPNAGITLNRALSQEYAMENSLELEKYLNSFTHPMLRMKDYQRPNRSEYDRGLYDNYSVHSKQRLMLMGEKRYRCSECGKGFTRNSHLKAHRRTHTGERPYKCPECHKTFSENSHLTVHLRVHSGEKRYKCDTCDKSFSENSNLIVHQRIHTGEKPYKCPECDLCFSQHSSLVRHRRKHSGARPFTCAQCEKTFSQKGHLSNHVRTHTGERPYKCIECGKSFSEHSHLTGHQKIHSGEKPYVCDVCQKGFSKISNLKAHQQIHTGYRPYACGQCGRSFTQHSSLIRHQRVHLDKMDSLWRKIYQGANKGTSWTEERVRGRAESPTSQDAEEELSSDLVEHS; this comes from the exons ATGTGTACTGGTCTATCGCTGGGGCGCTGGACACAAGAGCTAACACTCAGTCTGTCTTTTCAGATGGAGAAGTGTTCGGAGAAGAGGACTTGCGGCTCGTTGTCGGGGACG GTGACGGTCACCTTCCATGATGTGGCTGCTTGCTTCCAGGAAGAGGACTGGGAGCTCATGGAGCAATGGCAGCAGGATCTGTACCGGGATGCCATGAAGGAGATTCACTCTGCATTGCATAATCTAG GGTACCGGATCCTCAACCCGGATCTCCTGGTGAAGATCGAGAAATCCAGAGAACGTTTCCGGAACCGCAGCCAATCAA GTGGCACACTTGTCCCGGACATCCTGCTGAAGATTGGCCAAAGTGAATCCAACATGCCTCAGAAGAAAGGGTCACCAAGATGTCCTCGAGAGCCCGCACGGG GCAGCCGAGCTCGGAAACCCGAGCATCCCGTGAGAGTAAAACAAGAGGATGAATTGTATGACTCGGAGCCGGAATCCGATGACAGAG CCGGTTCTCCGATTTCACATGAGCTGGTTGTGGTGGTGAAAGAAGAGAAGGTGGAGGATGAGCAGCAGGCGCCGGAAACATCACTTGAGGACAATGAGGAAGCATTCCAGTCCGGGCCGCAATCTCAGGATGAAGAAAAAGTGACAGATGACATCACCA ACTCGGAAAATGACCACAGCCCGGAAATCCCACCCATTGGAGAAGATGGCATGTTGCTGTTTCCTAATGCGGGCATCACCCTTAACCGGGCACTGAGCCAGGAATACGCTATGGAGAACTCTCTGGAGCTAGAGAAGTACCTGAACAGCTTCACTCACCCCATGCTCCGCATGAAGGACTACCAAAGGCCAAACCGGAGCGAGTATGACCGAGGCTTGTACGACAACTATAGCGTGCACAGCAAGCAGCGGCTTATGCTGATGGGCGAGAAGCGATACCGCTGCAgcgagtgcgggaaaggtttcacCAGAAACTCCCACCTGAAGGCCCACAGGAGAACTCACACGGGAGAGCGCCCCTACAAATGCCCAGAGTGCCACAAAACCTTCAGTGAGAACTCGCACCTCACTGTCCACCTGAGGGTCCACTCGGGTGAGAAGCGCTACAAATGCGACACCTGCGACAAGAGCTTCAGCGAGAACTCCAACCTCATTGTCCACCAGCgaattcacacgggggagaagccttacaAGTGCCCCGAGTGTGACCTCTGCTTTAGCCAGCACTCCAGCTTGGTGCGCCACCGCCGCAAGCACTCGGGCGCCCGCCCGTTCACGTGCGCGCAGTGCGAGAAGACCTTCAGCCAGAAGGGGCACCTGAGCAATCACGTCCGCACCCACACCGGGGAGCGGCCGTACAAGTGCATTGAGTGCGGCAAGTCCTTTAGCGAGCACTCCCACCTCACAGGTCACCAGAAGATCCACAGCGGGGAAAAACCATACGTCTGTGACGTCTGCCAGAAGGGATTCAGCAAGATCTCCAACCTGAAGGCCCACCAACAGATCCACACGGGCTACCGACCGTACGCCTGCGGCCAGTGCGGCAGGAGCTTCACCCAACATTCCTCCCTTATACGACACCAGAGGGTCCACCTGGACAAAATGGACTCTTTGTGGAGGAAGATTTATCAGGGAGCAAACAAAGGCACGTCCTGGACAGAGGAGCGTGTACGCGGGCGTGCCGAATCTCCCACCAGTCAGGATGCCGAGGAAGAATTGTCCAGTGATTTGGTGGAACACAGCTGA